A stretch of DNA from Candidatus Pseudomonas phytovorans:
GGCTGTACTTCGGCTTGCCGGCATTGGCAGCCGACAGCTTCTGGTAGAAGTCCACCAGCGGCTTGGTCTGGGTGTGGTAGACCGACAGGCGATGACGGACGGTTTCTTCCTTGTCATCGTCGCGCTGGATCAGGTCTTCGCCAGTCACGTCGTCCTTGCCTTCCACTTTCGGCGGGTTGTACTGAATGTGGTAAGTGCGGCCCGAAGCCAGGTGCACGCGACGGCCAGCCATGCGGCCGACGATTTCTTCGTCGTCCACGGCAATTTCGACCACAGCGTCGATGTCGACACCGGCAGCGACCATGGCTTCGGCCTGCGGGATGGTGCGTGGGAAGCCGTCGAACAGGCAGCCGTTGGCGCAATCAGGCTGGGCGATGCGCTCCTTGACCAGGCTGATGATCAGGTCGTCGGAAACCAGCTGGCCGGCATCCATGACTTTCTTCAGTTCCAGGCCCAGCGGGGTGCCGGCCTTGACGGCGGCACGCAGCATGTCACCGGTGGAGATTTGTGGAATACCGAACTTTTCGGTGATGAACTTTGCCTGAGTACCTTTACCGGCCCCGGGAGCTCCCAGCAGAATTACGCGCATCTCGTGCTCCTCAAATTTTTTTATGAAATTCAATGGATTCGGCAAACAGGGCCAAGTCCGGAAAATCGGGTATGACCATAAATCGGTCAGAAGGCTGCTCAAGATACACAGCGCCCGGCAGCCATACAAGCGTCCCAAAGTTGCAGGAATGCGCCACTTGTGGGCGACCGGGCAAGTGGTTGCGCCCGGCGCAACCACCCTCCCCTTACCCGTGCATGCCCGGCACGCCACTCACCCTGACGGGCCTGGGCACACCTTTAGCCGGTATTGCGCAACCCGGCGGCAATACCCGCCACGGTCACCAGCAAGGCCTGCTCCAACGGGCTGTCCAGAGCGGCTTCGCGGCTGCGCGAGCGGGCCAGCAACTCGGCCTGCAGGCGGTGCAGCGGGTCCAGGTAGGTGTTGCGCAGGCTGATGAATTCCAGCGTCTCCGGGCTGTGCGCCAGTAGCACCGGCTGGCCGGTCAAGCCCAGCACCACTTGGCAAGACTGCGACAATAGGTCGCGCAGGTGCGCACCTAAAGGAAGCAAGTGCGGTTGCACCAGACGTTCGTCGTAGGCCTCGGCAATTTGCGCATCGGCCTTGGCCAGGACCATTTCCAGCATGTCGATGCGGGTGCGGAAGAACGGCCATTGCTCGCGCATCTGCGCCAGCAGCTCACCTTGGCCACGGGCCAGGGCGTTGCTCAGCGCAGTTTCCCAGCCCAGCCAGGCCGGCAGCATCAACCGGGTCTGGGTCCAGCCGAAGATCCACGGGATGGCCCGAAGGCTTTCAATCCCCCCTGCGCGGCGCTTGGCCGGGCGGCTGCCCAGTGGCAGGCGCCCCAGTTCCTGCTCTGGCGTCGACTGGCGGAAGTATTCGACAAAATCGGGGTTGTCGCGCACCACGCTGCGGTAGGCCTTGACGCCATCGGCAGCCAACTGGTCCATCACCTCGCGCCAGGCCGGCTGCGGAGGTGGTGGTGGCAACAGCGTCGCTTCGAGCACAGCGGCCAGGTACAGGTTGAGGTTTTGCTCGGCGATGCCCGGCAAACCGAATTTGAAACGAATCATTTCGCCCTGCTCGGTCGTACGGAAACGACCCGCCACCGACCCCGGCGGTTGCGACAGAATCGCCGCGTGGGCCGGGCCGCCACCGCGGCCTACCGTACCGCCGCGGCCGTGGAACAGCAGCAGTTCGACCTGGTGCTCGGCGCAGATGCGCACCAGGTTTTCCTGGGCCCGGTACTGCGCCCAGGCCGCCGCCGTGGTGCCGGCGTCCTTGGCCGAGTCGGAGTAGCCGATCATCACTTCCTGCGGGCCGCGCAGCCCGGCGCGATAGCCCGGCAAGCCGAGCAGGCGTTGCATGACCGGGCCGGCGTTGTCCAGGTCGGCCAGGGTTTCGAACAGGGGTACCACACGCATGGGGCGGGTCAGCCCGGCTTCCTTGAGCAGCAATTGCACCGCCAGCACATCCGAAGCGGCACCGGCCATGGAAATGACGTAGGAGCCCAGCGAAGCAGCCGGCGCGGCGGCAACTTCCCGGCAGGTTGCCAGCACCTCGGCGGTGTCTGCCTGCGGCCTGAAGTGCGCGGGCAAAAGCGGGCGGCGGTTTTTCAGCTCGGCCTGAAGGAATTCGATGCGGCGCTCTTCGTCCCAATCGGCATAGCGACCCAGGCCGAGGTAGTCGGTGATTTCGGTCAGCGCGTCACGGTGGCGGGCGGCGTCCTGGCGCACGTCCAGGCGCCCGAGGAACAGGCCGAAGGTGACCGCCCGGCGCAGGCAGTCGAGCAGCGGGCCTTCGGCGATCACGCCCATGCCGCATTCGTGCAGCGACTGGTAGCACAGCTCCAGCGGCGCGATAAGGTCGCGGTTATCCACCAGCACTTCGGCACTGGCCGGTTGGCTGCTGGTCAAGGCCGAATGCGCCCAGGCACGGGTTGCCCGCAGGCGGTCGCGCAATTGCTTGAGGACGGCGCGGTAGGGTTCGGCACTTTCGCCGACCCGTTCGCGCACAGCATCGTTGGCCTGCTGCATGGACAACTCGGCCGCCAGTGCATCGATGTCACGCAGGAACAGGTCCGCGGCCATCCAGCGCGCCAGCAACAGCACTTCGCGAGTGACGGCGGCAGTCACATTGGGGTTGCCATCACGGTCACCGCCCATCCACGAGGCAAAGCGGATTGGCGCGGCTTCCAGCGGCAAGCGCAGGCCGGTGGCGTCCAGCAGGGCCTTGTCGACCTTGCGCAGGTGGCTGGGGATGGCGTGCCACAGCGAATGCTCGATCACCGCGAAGCCCCACTTGGCTTCGTCTACCGGGGTTGGCCGGGTGCGGCGGATTTCTTCGGTATGCCAGGCCTCGGCAATCAACCGACGCAGGCGCTGACGCACCTGCTGGCGCTCGTCCGGGGTCAGGTCGCGGTGATCCTGGGCTGCCAGTTGGCCGGCGATGGCGTCGTACTTCTGGATCAAGGTGCGGCGGGCCACCTCGGTGGGGTGCGCGGTGAGCACCAGCTGGATATCCAGCTTGGCCAGCTGCCGGGCCAGGGCATCGTTGCGGTGCCCGGCCTGCTTCAGGCGCGCCAGTAGCTCGGGCAGCACACAGGCCTCGAAGGGTTCGGGCTGGCCGGCGTCGCGGCGGCGGATCAACTGGTACTGCTCGGCCATGTTGGCCAGGTTGAGGAACTGGTTGAAGGCCCTGGCCACGGGCAGCAAGTCTTCCTCGGCAAGGTCGGCCAGTGTCGAGGACAGTTGCTCGCCAGGGCCGCGGCGGTCGGCCTTGGCGCTGTGGCGGATGTCCTCGATTTTCTGCAAGAACGCATCACCGTGCTGCTGGCGAATGGTTTCGCCGAGCAACTCACCCAACACATGGACATCTTCACGCAAACGCACATCGATATCGGTCATTGGCCCTCTCTTTGGCGCGGCTCTGGCGCACTCCTGT
This window harbors:
- the adk gene encoding adenylate kinase, which translates into the protein MRVILLGAPGAGKGTQAKFITEKFGIPQISTGDMLRAAVKAGTPLGLELKKVMDAGQLVSDDLIISLVKERIAQPDCANGCLFDGFPRTIPQAEAMVAAGVDIDAVVEIAVDDEEIVGRMAGRRVHLASGRTYHIQYNPPKVEGKDDVTGEDLIQRDDDKEETVRHRLSVYHTQTKPLVDFYQKLSAANAGKPKYSHIEGVGSVDAITAKVLAALS
- the ppc gene encoding phosphoenolpyruvate carboxylase, whose protein sequence is MTDIDVRLREDVHVLGELLGETIRQQHGDAFLQKIEDIRHSAKADRRGPGEQLSSTLADLAEEDLLPVARAFNQFLNLANMAEQYQLIRRRDAGQPEPFEACVLPELLARLKQAGHRNDALARQLAKLDIQLVLTAHPTEVARRTLIQKYDAIAGQLAAQDHRDLTPDERQQVRQRLRRLIAEAWHTEEIRRTRPTPVDEAKWGFAVIEHSLWHAIPSHLRKVDKALLDATGLRLPLEAAPIRFASWMGGDRDGNPNVTAAVTREVLLLARWMAADLFLRDIDALAAELSMQQANDAVRERVGESAEPYRAVLKQLRDRLRATRAWAHSALTSSQPASAEVLVDNRDLIAPLELCYQSLHECGMGVIAEGPLLDCLRRAVTFGLFLGRLDVRQDAARHRDALTEITDYLGLGRYADWDEERRIEFLQAELKNRRPLLPAHFRPQADTAEVLATCREVAAAPAASLGSYVISMAGAASDVLAVQLLLKEAGLTRPMRVVPLFETLADLDNAGPVMQRLLGLPGYRAGLRGPQEVMIGYSDSAKDAGTTAAAWAQYRAQENLVRICAEHQVELLLFHGRGGTVGRGGGPAHAAILSQPPGSVAGRFRTTEQGEMIRFKFGLPGIAEQNLNLYLAAVLEATLLPPPPPQPAWREVMDQLAADGVKAYRSVVRDNPDFVEYFRQSTPEQELGRLPLGSRPAKRRAGGIESLRAIPWIFGWTQTRLMLPAWLGWETALSNALARGQGELLAQMREQWPFFRTRIDMLEMVLAKADAQIAEAYDERLVQPHLLPLGAHLRDLLSQSCQVVLGLTGQPVLLAHSPETLEFISLRNTYLDPLHRLQAELLARSRSREAALDSPLEQALLVTVAGIAAGLRNTG